A part of Aegilops tauschii subsp. strangulata cultivar AL8/78 chromosome 2, Aet v6.0, whole genome shotgun sequence genomic DNA contains:
- the LOC141041321 gene encoding uncharacterized protein: MDDFLNTTEYHPIVADGNTKLDVWYMNEPSKVEETIALYEDWLREEKYKFFGLGMEYTRKDCYGRRKVAVMQLAMQNHVLVYHFCKARTECPALKDFLENRGITFSSVDIRNVRDALFQDFIIIPEEYHIDIQEKFMIKGGEERDSMEDLAGAIIDESYSKLESSFPELLSHYWDWKPLTFDHLKYGATEGYVSYELYRRFLSMRDILHRRCLPDLRWRGRF; this comes from the exons ATGGACGACTTTTTGAACACCACCGAGTACCATCCGATAGTTGCCGATGGTAACACCAAGCTCGACGTGTGGTACATGAACGAGCCTTCCAAGGTGGAGGAGACCATTGCCTTGTACGAGGACTGGTTGCGCGAGGAGAAGTACAAGTTTTTTGGTCTTGGCATGGAGTACACACGAAAGGATTGTTATGGGCGTAGAAAAGTCGCCGTCATGCAACTGGCTATGCAGAATCATGTTTTGGTCTATCACTTCTGCAAGGCCAGGACGGAGTGCCCTGCCCTGAAGGATTTCCTTGAGAATAGAGGTATAACTTTCTCTAGTGTGGACATCAGGAATGTTAGAGATGCTctttttcaagattttatcataaTTCCAGAAGAGTACCACATCGACATCCAAGAGAAATTCATGATCAAAGGCGGCGAAGAAAGGGACTCCATGGAGGACTTAGCAGGAGCCATCATTGATGAATCTTACTCGAAGCTGGAGTCCTCTTTTCCAGAACTTTTGAGTCACTACTGGGATTGGAAGCCACTTACCTTTGATCACCTGAAATATGGAGCTACT GAAGGGTATGTGAGCTATGAGCTATACCGCCGGTTTCTGTCGATGAGGGACATCCTGCATCGTCGCTGTCTTCCTGATCTTAGATGGCGAGGACGTTTCTAA